One segment of Triticum aestivum cultivar Chinese Spring chromosome 2A, IWGSC CS RefSeq v2.1, whole genome shotgun sequence DNA contains the following:
- the LOC123189201 gene encoding fibrillin protein 5 homolog isoform X2, whose amino-acid sequence MAASLLLLSPSPHCHCITTPTRGTGTPLPSPRCHPPAPRRRPRPRGAGLVARGAAVPPEQSLAPHYETLGDAKSALYQALEGIDRGIFGITSAKRSEIHALVELLESRNPTPNPTDKLHDKVDGCWRLIYSTISILGKRRTKLGLRDFISLGDFFQIIDVKEEKAVSVIKFSARALKIFSGQLAIEASYTITTKTRVGIKLESSTITPDQLMNIFQKNYDMLLAIFNPEGWLEITYVDESLRIGRDDKANIFVLEKTDPSQV is encoded by the exons ATggcagcctccctcctcctcctctccccctcgcctCACTGCCACTGCATTACCACGCCCACCAGGGGAACCGGAACGCCGCTGCCTTCCCCGCGGTGCCACCCACCAGCTCCGCGGCGCCGGCCGCGGCCGCGGGGCGCGGGGCTGGTGGCGAGAGGCGCCGCGGTGCCTCCCGAGCAAAGCTTAGCGCCTCACTACGAGACTCTGGGCGACGCCAAGTCTGCGCTGTACCAAGCTCTGGAAG GTATCGACAGAGGAATATTTGGCATAACCTCCGCGAAAAGGTCCGAGATTCATGCTCTGGTGGAGCTCTTGGAGTCCCGGAATCCTACACCGAATCCCACCGACAAATTGCACGACAAG GTGGACGGCTGCTGGAGGCTCATCTATAGCACCATCTCGATTCTGGGGAAAAGGAGAACCAAGTTAGGCCTGCGAGATTTCATCAGCCTGGGGGATTTCTTCCAGATAATCGATGTCAAGGAG GAAAAGGCGGTGAGTGTCATAAAGTTCAGCGCAAGAGCATTGAAGATATTCTCAGGCCAACTTGCTATTGAAGCATCCTACACTATCACGACAAAAACA AGAGTGGGTATCAAGCTTGAGAGTTCAACAATCACCCCAGATCAG TTGATGAATATCTTCCAGAAGAACTACGACATGCTCCTTGCCATATTCAACCCAGAAGGTTGGCTTGAGATAAC ATATGTTGACGAATCTCTACGGATCGGCAGAGATGACAAGGCAAACATCTTTGTTCTGGAGAAAACAGACCCATCTCAAGTGTAA
- the LOC123189201 gene encoding fibrillin protein 5 homolog isoform X1 — protein MAASLLLLSPSPHCHCITTPTRGTGTPLPSPRCHPPAPRRRPRPRGAGLVARGAAVPPEQSLAPHYETLGDAKSALYQALEGIDRGIFGITSAKRSEIHALVELLESRNPTPNPTDKLHDKVDGCWRLIYSTISILGKRRTKLGLRDFISLGDFFQIIDVKEEKAVSVIKFSARALKIFSGQLAIEASYTITTKTRVGIKLESSTITPDQLMNIFQKNYDMLLAIFNPEGWLEITLPHQILLDMLTNLYGSAEMTRQTSLFWRKQTHLKCKKIYEAKCVQIFVISDNECIDTQRRGHINVFRGTNDC, from the exons ATggcagcctccctcctcctcctctccccctcgcctCACTGCCACTGCATTACCACGCCCACCAGGGGAACCGGAACGCCGCTGCCTTCCCCGCGGTGCCACCCACCAGCTCCGCGGCGCCGGCCGCGGCCGCGGGGCGCGGGGCTGGTGGCGAGAGGCGCCGCGGTGCCTCCCGAGCAAAGCTTAGCGCCTCACTACGAGACTCTGGGCGACGCCAAGTCTGCGCTGTACCAAGCTCTGGAAG GTATCGACAGAGGAATATTTGGCATAACCTCCGCGAAAAGGTCCGAGATTCATGCTCTGGTGGAGCTCTTGGAGTCCCGGAATCCTACACCGAATCCCACCGACAAATTGCACGACAAG GTGGACGGCTGCTGGAGGCTCATCTATAGCACCATCTCGATTCTGGGGAAAAGGAGAACCAAGTTAGGCCTGCGAGATTTCATCAGCCTGGGGGATTTCTTCCAGATAATCGATGTCAAGGAG GAAAAGGCGGTGAGTGTCATAAAGTTCAGCGCAAGAGCATTGAAGATATTCTCAGGCCAACTTGCTATTGAAGCATCCTACACTATCACGACAAAAACA AGAGTGGGTATCAAGCTTGAGAGTTCAACAATCACCCCAGATCAG TTGATGAATATCTTCCAGAAGAACTACGACATGCTCCTTGCCATATTCAACCCAGAAGGTTGGCTTGAGATAAC TCTTCCTCATCAAATTTTACTAGATATGTTGACGAATCTCTACGGATCGGCAGAGATGACAAGGCAAACATCTTTGTTCTGGAGAAAACAGACCCATCTCAAGTGTAAGAAGATCTACGAAGCAAAATGTGTGCAAATATTCGTAATTTCTGACAATGAGTGCATCGACACTCAGAGAAGAGGCCACATTAACGTATTCCGCGGCACAAATGATTGTTAA